A stretch of DNA from Cronobacter universalis NCTC 9529:
TATGCTGGATGTCGCCCTGCCACGCCTGGATGGCTTTGAGCGTTGCGGAGAGTCGTTTGATACCGTCATTTCCGCTAACCCCGCCACTTACATCGGCAGCAGCGAGGCGCTGAAGAATGCCCGCGCCGCGGCTGAAGACTTTGCCAAAGCGGTTTTCGATCGCATTGAATTCATTCGTATGAGCTGAGAATACTATGAGCACAAAAAGAGTCACCATTGGCCGTACACTCACCCATTCCTCGTTTAAAGAGAGCACGGATGCCGAAACCTTCACGTCTGTGTTTGTACTCAATTCAGGCCGTAAAGCCACATTCCGTCTGGAAACCCTCGCGCCTGCCGACGTGGCGGAAAAAACCTTTGTGCGACAGGAAACCAACGGGCGCGATCAGTCTGCGCTGACACCGGAATCGCTGCGCGATATCACCCGTACCCTGAAATTCCAGCAGTTCTTCCCGGCGATTGGCGTCAAAGCGGGTGACCGCATTGAAATTCTGGATGGCTCCCGCCGTCGTGCGGCAGCACTCATCTGCCACACCGGCCTGACCGTGCTGGTGACGGAAGCCGCGCTGACGTCAGAAGAAGCGCGCAAACTCGCCAAAGATATCCAGACAGCGAAAGAGCACAACATTCGCGAGATTGGGCTGCGCCTGATGGCGCTGAAAAACGCCGGGCTTAATCAGAAAGAGATAGCCGAGCAGGAAGGGTTGTCGCAGGCGAAAGTCACCCGTGCGTTACAGGCGGCGTCGGTATCGGCTGATCTGCTGGCGTTCTTCCCGGTTCAGTCCGAGCTGACCTTCAGCGACTATAAGACGCTGAACAGTGTTGAAGAAACGTTGCTGAAGAATGAGATCGCCCTGAAAACGCTGACCGACTCTATCGCCAGCGAAGTGGATATTGTGCTGTCAGATCCCGATCTGGCCGAAGACGAAGTGAAAAACCGCATTGTGCGTATTATTGCGCGTGAGAGTGAACTGCTGACGTCGCCAGGCCCGAAAGATAAAGCGGTTATTTCGCCGCTCTGGCGTTTCTCCGATAAAGACCGATTCGCCCGTAAGCGCACTAAAGGCCGCCTGTTCAGCTACGAGTTCAACCGCCTGTCGCGTGACGTTCAGGACGAACTCGACCGTGCCATTGAAAGCGTGCTGAAGAAACATCTCTCCTGAGCGGGATGCGCACTCGCCATGGTGATTTCACCGTTAACTCCCTGAAATACCGTTTTTTCCTTAACGCATTTCACGGTGAAATCGCCAGTATTTCTCTTTTCTTATTCCATACATCTTCTCGTTTACTCTCTACAGTGGATGTTTTGCTGTTCAGCATTGCCGCTCGTACTGAAATTTCATACCTTTCGCCACGCTGATTTTATATTTAAGTTATTGATTTTTATGTTTTTTATTGAATTATTTCACGATGAAATCGCCATGCCTATGGTGGCTTTTCTTCCACTGTTGTTAGAAAACGACGAGGCCAGAAAAGCCCGAAGAGAGGAAATACGCGTCATTTCAGGTCAATCAGGGATGGTTTCCATCAAAAGAGCGCGGCGGCATGATTGAAAACAACAGAAATTAATATCCACTACGGGAGGTCTGCCGGCGAGAAGGTTTTGCGAGACATCTTCTGAAACCGGCAATAAAAAAGGCCGCACTCAGGCGGCCTTAATGGTATTGCGTAAATCAGAACTGAACGGAGTAATTCAGACCAAACGTACGGCCACGACCTTTATAGCTATAAAGATCGGGTGAACCATAAGCTGGGCTGTAAAGCCCCGAAGCGCGCTGGCCCCAGACCGTGGTGTAATCTTCATCCAGCAGATTTTCGACACTGAACGCGATTTTACCGACCGGAAGCGCATAGCTGCCGATAAAGTCCACGGTATTATAACCGTCGATTTTCTTACCTTCTTCATCAGAAATATCGAACGTCTGGGTGCTCTGCAGACGCAGCGTCCAGTTATCCGGCGCCCAGCTTACCCATGCACTGACCTTAGACGGGCTGGCATTGTCCACAGAAAGTTTTTTCCAGGAACCATCTACGCGAGTCTGGGATTTGATGGCGTTAAAGTTCGCGCCGGTGCTCCAGTCGCTGTCACTGAAGAAGTAATCCACCTGACCTTCAACACCATAAATACGACGTTTGTCATCTTTCAGGTAGATGGTCATGTCGTCATTAATGTCAGTTGTTTTATCAGACAGAGAGTAGTAGGTGGCAATCTGAGTGCGCAGGTTATCACCGGTATAACGCCAGCCCAGTTCATACGAGTTCACCTTAATACCATCAACTTTGGAATCATTGATGTTAACGCTCCGCAGAAGACGGTAATGACCATTCTCCAGACGGTAGGTACCGGTGCCATAGTATTTGGCAACATCCGGTAAATCGTAGCCCTGAGAGAAGTTAAACCAGACCTGTTGACGATCGCTCAGATGACCCAGGATACCGGCGTTAAACAAGAAATTTTTGTAGTCAGTTGACCCGCCCGGAATAGCATCGGCAGAAGTGGCTTTACCGGTCGCTATGCCCTGCTGCTGGCTGTAACCGACAAAATCGTCCACTTTAGTCTCGGTGTACTGGTAACGCACGCCGCCGCTTAAGGTGATGGCCTCATTGAGATCGTAACTTGCCTGCAGGAACGGGGCGAGATTTGTCACGCTGTAACTGGCGTAACGTCCAACGTTATAAGCGTTATCAAGCTTCATGCCCCCGCTGGCAGCCGCTTTGTTCAGGTCGAAAAACTGCTGGTTGGCATTAAAGGTTTCATGCTCGGCATCCACACCATAGGTGAGAGAAAGGGCATCTACTGGTTTGCTGTTCAGCGTCAGCTTACCGCCCCAGAAATCCGTTTTTTGCTGTGAAGCGCCAATAGCGGTAACACTCGTACGAGCGGCGTTAAGCGTCGGGAAGGGGTAAAACGTCAGATTTTCATCGCGGTAATAGATTTGAGCAACGAGATCCTGGCCCCAGGCATCGGAGTTGGAATACTGAAGATTAATCAGGTGGCGCTCGGTGCCCGGCAGACGGTCAGAGTCCAGGTTGCCTTTGTTATAGGCGGTGCTGTCGCCGGTCACCGCCGAGAAGTTCTCTCCCAGGAACAGGCCATGCTTACCATCGGCCTGGCTTTTGTAATATTGCGTAGTGAGTTGTAGCTGCTGGTGGTCATCAATATTCAGCGTGCCGGTACCCATCACGTCAATGCGATCAGAATACTGCAGGCCGGTCTGGGTATTATCGATAATCACTTCATCGCCATTACCGTCATGCCAGCCGCCAAAACGCTGATAGGAGACGGACAGACGGCCGGAGGCATTATCATTGCCGCCGCTCACCGCCGCCGCCACGTTCTCATCATGATCGTTATGACTGCCAAAGCCGCTTTTAGCGCCGGTCTGGAATTCCACCTGCGTTTCCGGCTGGCCCTTTTTGGTCACGATATTGATTAAACCGCCGGTACTGCCGCCGCCGTAAAGCGAGGTGGCGCCGGAGATAACTTCGATGCGCTCAATGTTGAACGGATCGATAGAGTCCAGCTGGCGGCTGTCGATGCGTGACGAGTTCATCCGCACACCGTCGACCATCACCATCATGGAGCGGCCGCGCATGTTCATGCCGTAGTTGGTACGCCCCTGACTGCTGACATCCATGCCGGGGATCAGCTGTGCCAGAACGTCTTTTAACTCTTTACCGCCCTGAACCTGCTGCTCAATGTCAGCCTGTTCGATGACCCACGTGGTCTGTGCCATATCCGCAGCGCTGTGTCCGGTACGGCTGGCGGCAACCACCAGCGTCTCTTCTTTCTGCGGCGCCCCCCAGGCGGAGGCGGAAAGCATGGCAAGCAAACAAGGATTCAAAACCCAAAGATGATGACGCTTCATTGTTATGGTGTTCCTGAGAGTGTTAATAGTCAGTGCTGTTTACAGGTTGAGAAATCTGACGTGTGACCGTTTCTGGCCGGGAGAGCCACTGGATCACGCCAGGCGTGGTGCTCAGTTCAAACGGCGTATCCGGGTGCGCGACATTGAGAATGCGCGCGGCCCGCCAGGCCATCAGGCTGAGCTGAGGTTCCGCAATACCGAGGCTGTGCATCCCGGCATTGACGGCAAAAAGATGGTTCGCGCGGGGGCCGTTCCATGCCAGCGTGAAATCGGTGTTAACCCGGAAGCCTTCGCGTTCGTCCAGCTCCAGACGATGCGCCAGCGGGGCGAGGAACGCCGGACGGGCAGGGCGATAGCCGGTCGCGAAAATCACCACGTCGGTATCCAGCGTTTCCTGGCCGCCGTCCAGATGATGGCGCAGCGACAGGCGCTGGTCCTGCGCCTGCGGCGTCACGCGGGTGACCGAGCGCGACGGCAGCAGATGCGCCCAGGGTTTTTCACGCAGCACTTCGAAGCGGTGATACATGGCGCGATAGATAGCAAGCAGCGATTCGCTGGTCACACCATCAGACGTCATCTTTTGCTCGGCGAGCAGATCGCAGCGCGTCTTCTCATCAAGCGTGGCAAAGCTTTCAAGGTATTCCGGCGTGAAATACTCGTTCGCGAACGCGGCTTCATCGAGCGCGTTGTAATTGTTGCGGCGCGACACCCAGTTGAGCGCCGCAGGCTGGCCCCACTCGCCGCGGAAAATATTCAGGAACAGGTCAGCGCCGCTCTGGCCGCCGCCGACGACCGTCACCCGCTTACCGGCAAGCGATGGCGTGCGCAGCATCATTTCGCTGGCGTGGAAGCAATGGTCGTTCTGCGCAGGCACGCAGTCGGGCAGGTTGACCTGTTTGCCGATGCCCATACAGACGTGGCGCGCGAAAAAGCGATCGCGCTGGGTCACCACTTCAAACAGCCCGCTGGCCTCGTTAAAACTCACCTGCTGCACCTGCTGGCTGAACGACAGATTGCTCAGGTTATCCGCCGCCCAGCAGAGATAATCGGCGAACTCTTCACGGGACACCGTGCGCTGCTCGGTGGTCAGAAAACGGTAGAACTTTTTGCGCTGTACCAGGTAATTCAGAAAACTGTAACGGTTGGTCGGCTCCACCGCGCTGACCAGATCTTTCAGGAAACTGGTCTGCATATGGCAGTCCGGCACCATCATGCCCGGATGCCACGAGAAGTGCGGTTTGCGTTCAAGGAACAGCGAGCTGAAGCCGTCAAGCCCTTCGGCGAGCGCGGCGATGCTGAGATTGAACGGGCCGATGCCAATGCCGATGAAATCGTACGTTTTCATGATGCGGTCTCCCTGGTGACCAGATACAGCGGGTTATCAAGATCGGTGAGGTAATGGGGTAACATGCGGCTGCCGCCGTCATGCTCTGAGAAAGTGAGTTTGACCGGGTTCAGCACCACGCGAATGATCTGCGGTTTAAAGAGATCAAAGCGCGCGAAGCGCGCCGCCATCTCCGGGTGCGCGGCCATATAGTCCTGCAATACGTCCGCGAGCAGACGGTAGAAGCGGGTTTCGCTGACGCCGCACTGTTCAGTCAGGCGCGAGACGAAACGCAGCACCGTCACAAAATGCCCGGTCTGTAAATCGTGAATAATGTAATCAGCAGAAAGGCGCGCCGTGACGGCTTTCACAGGCTCCGGCAGGCTCTCCATCTCCGGGAACGTTTCATCCACAAGACGCATATCGCCCTGGAAATCCTTCAGCAGAATGCGCTGCGGCACATGGTCTTTCATCACCAGCGTCACGTTCTGACCGTGGGCGATCAGCGCCACGCCGTAGCGGCACAGCAGGTGATAAAACGGAATGACGACCACGCGGAAGAGCTGTGCAAGCCATGCTTCAGCGCTCAGGCCAGAGCGGGCGATCCACGCGTCAATCAGCGGGCGTCCCGCGTTGTCGGTTTCCATCAGCGCGGCCATCAGTACGGCCTGTTCGCCTGGGCGCAGCCAGCAGGAAGGGTTTTCCCGCCAGATGACGCCAAACATCTCCTGATAGCGATAGGGCGCGGTCTTCAGGGCTGCGTAACCGGTGTGCGTCACGTAACCAGCCGCAGGCTCGCCGAGGATCTGCGCTCCCAGCGCCACCAGCGTTTTATCAGCGGCGAACTGCTGCTGCAGCCAGCGCGACGCGAGCGGCCCGGCGGCGATGTATTTGCCCGGAATGCCGCGGTAGCAGGAGGTGTTGTAAATCGTGAGCGGCAGTTTGATATCGAACGATGAGCGGCGGCTGACGTTAGTCAGCGTGCGCAGCGACTGCTGGGCGATATACTCATCACCGAACACGCCGAGATCGATAATCTCGCCGCGCGCCAGCTGTGGCAGAAAATGCAGGGCGATTTTCTGCTGCCACTGCCACGGATGCAGCGGCACCGGCAGCCAGTTTTCATCCAGATGCAGCGCCTGCCAGTAGCGGGTAAAACGCTGGCGTTCGCCGTCGTCCATCGCGCTTGCCAGCAGGTTATTGATGTCGCAGTCGGCGTCGCTGCTCCAGACCATCAGGTCACGGCGGACCGCCACCCAGTGCAGGCGAAAACGGCCACAATATTCCGGCGCGTAAGCCTTCAGCGCATCCAGCCCCCAGCCGCGACGCCCTTTGTTAAAGATAAATTTCGGATGCCCTGACATCAGGCACTGCAGTTCATCCGGATCCATATCAATGAGCGCGTCGGCGTTAAGTTCCTTGCGCGCGTCCAGCAACTGCATATCGCCCCTGAGCGTCGCGTAGAGATCTTCGAGATGCTCCGCCGTCTGCGCGTCGCTCATCTTCAGCACCACGGCCAGCTGGCGCAGGGCGCTTTCGGCCTCAATGGCGCTGCCGCTCTCGTTCGCGAGCGTCGCCGGGTTGATATGCAGCCAGCCCCAGATGCCGCGCTTCGCGTCAAACGTCCAGGTCTCATCGCCAAGCGCGATGGCCCAGCGGCCTGCGTCTGTCTCCTGCGCCGTCAGCGTGCGTTCATACTCCAGCTCGGCGAGAATTTTCGCCACCATCTCGCGGTTCACGCGTTCCCACAGCGAGGCCGTCATAGTCCCACCTCGCGGAAGAAACGGCTGCGCTGGCTCATCACCAGCCGCGAGCGCTTGTGTGGAAAATCGAACTCTTTCACGGTCTCAAAACCGGCGACCGGCAGATGGCGGAACAGGCGCTGGTTATCAAAGCGCGGTTCCGCCACCAAACGCTGCGTGCGCGGCTCGTCCAGCCACAGATAGTGGCTCAGGCCGCGCAGCCAGCTGCGGATGTACTGCGCGCCGCGCCACTGCTCCTCGCCCACCAGCATATGCAGCCCGCGATCGAACGGCTGCCAGCGGTAATGGCGGCCGATGCGGTCTTCCGCTGCCCAGTAAATTTCAAAATAGCCGAAGGGGTCGTCGTCGAAGCAGCCAATCAGCGGATAGCAGTACGCCGCGTCGAGCTGCTTACGCAGGTACTTTTCCTGCTCCGCCTGCGGCCCGGCCATCTCCCAGAAGGCGTTCACGCGCGGCGCGTTCATCCAGCGGGTAAACCGCTCCGCATCCCGCACCACATCCGCCACGCGGAAACTGAGCGTGCGTTTGATTTGCGGATCGTAGCGGCGATAGACCTCGCCTTCTGGCCGCGGCGGCCGCGCCGGGAAGGCGAGCTGGCGCGTCTCGTCAAACTCTATTCCCGCACGCGCCGCGATGCGCTCGCCGCGCAGCCACAGCGGCAGCTGCCAGAACGCGTCGCGGGCCAGATAATCGCACTGCACGGCGTCAAACAGCGCCTGCGCTTGCGGCTCATCGCGCCACTGCGCCCAGGGCAGCGTAATGCCCGTTAATGCGGGCGCCGCGACAAACAACTGATCGAGCGCGGCAGTGAGCCACCCTTCCGGCAGTGCGCCCGGATGATGCAGTACGGCGCTGCCGTCGAGCCCGAGGGCCAGCGGCAGCGCCAGATCGCGCTTCGCGCAGCGAAAACCGTAACCGCCATGAACAATGTGCGCTTCAGGCATCATGCGTGCTCCCTGCAAACGGATTGTCGAAGTTGAAGTAGATGACCGCCGGATCGACGATAGTGTTTTCGTTGTGATCGTGCAGATAGCAGAAGAAGTTGCCCTTGCAGTTCCAGTGGCGGCTCTCCAGCACGTAATCGAGGCAGCGGGTATCACGGGCGGTAGTGCGTAGCTGCGCGAGCGCGTCACGCACCAGCGCCATCAGGTTTTCTTCGCTCTCAAACCCTGCCGCACCCAGCGCGGCGGTTACCGCGAGCGTCGAGTTCACCAGCAGGTAATACGGGAAGTAGCGCAGCAGCTGGGCTTCGCTGAAGCGGTTTTCCGCTTCCGGCTCGCCGGCTTCCGCAAGCCACAGCAGCGCGCCATCGGTAAAGCCGCTGCCCTGACAGTCGCGATAAATCAGGCCGACCGGCAGATCCTGCTGCATCTCCACCAGAATGTTTTGCTGATGCGCCAGCAGCACCAGCCCGTAATCGGCTTCGGCGCTGAAGAGGGGCAGCAGAATGCGTTCGCAGTACGCCTGCACCCAGCAGCGCGCCGCCTGCGCCAGCGGCAGGCTGAGGCGCTCGCTGAGGCGGCGCACGGCGCAGGCCAGCAGGCTGTCGCCGCCGTCCGGCGCGGCCTGAGTCAGGCTCACCAGCACGTTGGTCTGGGTTTCTGGCGTGTCGAATAGCAGGTTGACGCGCAGCGCCATCAGGCTCTCTTCCTGAATAGTCCTCTGCGCATCGCGCAGGCCCACCCAGCCATCTTCCTGCATCACGCGCATCGTCGGGTAGCGCGCCTGTAACGCCTGCCAGCGGCTGGTCTGCGCCATCCGCGCCAGCCGCATTCCGCGTTTCACTTCTTTCACCGACAGCGTGCGCACCGAGTTGGTGAGGCGCACGCTGAGCGAGAATTTAATCATGTCGTTATTGGTTTCGCTGTAGAGCGAACGCGAAGAACTGGTCGGCAGCCACGGCGCGCCCGCTTCGCCCAGATCGATAAGCTCGCCCTTCTCCGCCAGCGCCTGACACCACGGCTGTGTCAGCAGATACGCCGCCTGCCACGGGTGCATCGGCACCAGCCAGCGCGTATCGGTAAAATGCTCAAGCAGCGCAGGCGCGCTCTGGGCCGCGAAACGCAGCAGACGCGTGCGCAGATCTAACCCCAGGCTCTCGCCCGCCACACAGTCTTTATTTACCGCGAACCAGCGCAGCGGAAAACGCGGCGCGAAATCGGGCAGATAACGCCGCGCTTCGGTCTCATCAAAAGGCTCGTGCGATTTCGGCGCCGGATGAAACGCATGCCCGACCAGCAGCGCCTGTTCCGCCTCTGCGAAGTTGAGCGGCTGCGCGCGAAGCGTTGCCCAGTCGTGACGCAGTTCAATCGCCTGCCAGGTATGGCGGTGGCTCTCCTGAACGCGGCGCGCAAAGCGGGCCAGCACGTCACCGGCAAGTTCGCCTTTCACGGAAGGCTTCGCCAGGATGAGCTCGACAAGCTGCGTGAAATCAACGGGTTCACAGCTATCGTTATCGCTTCCCACCAGCATTGCCGGGAACAGGTATTGATGATGTTGCGTCGGGGAGAAGTAGCGCAGCGCAATGCGGATTGCCTGCGTCTCAGAGAGCGGTAAATGGATCTGCGCCGGCTCCTGCGGTAATGCGCCGGGAACCAGCTGCCAGTCCCGGGTTTCACGCAGCAGCGCGTTAAGAAAACACTGAGCCGCGACGTCTGTCGTCGCAGCAGGGCGGGGCAGGGAAACCATAACAAACACATCCTTTGTTGATAATGATTATCGTTATGATAGGGATTCTATTTACAGTGGCAACTATTTTTGCAATATTTGTTTTCATTAATTTCATAATTCCCTCATCTTTATTGACAATATATTTACCTGCTTATGGATGCTTCTTCTCACGCCGTACACGCCCGCCGCACAGGACAATCGCTCTGGCCGCTGGCGCTGTGCGCGGGTCTGCTCGGGATCGGGCAGAACGGTTTGCTTGTGGTATTACCGCAACTGGTGCAGATGACAGGGCTGTCGCTCTCCGTCTGGGCCGGCCTGCTGATGTTCGGCTCGATGCTGTTTCTGCCCGGCTCGCCCTGGTGGGGACGCCAGACGGAAGTGCGCGGCTGTAAATTCGTGGTCGTGGCGGCGCTGGGCGGTTATCTGCTGAGTTTCGCCGTAATGGCGCTGGTGGTCTGGGGCATGGCGCGCGGCGTGGTCGGCGCAACCGCAGGACTCGCCGGGCTGATTGTCTCCCGCGCGCTTTACGGCCTGACGGTTTCCGGCATGGTGCCCGCCGCCCAGACGTGGGCCATGCAGCGGGCAGGCATGGAGCACCGGCTCGCTGCGCTCGCTTCTATCAGTTCCGGCCTGAGCTGCGGGCGGCTTATCGGCCCGCCGCTGGCCGCCGCCGCGTTAAGCGTTCACCCGCAGATGCCGCTCTGGCTGATGGCGCTCGCGCCCTTTATCGCGCTGCTGCTGGTGGCGCGCCAGCATAACGATCCGCCGCTCGCCCCCGTGGCGCACCAGTCGGCGTGCCTGCGTGCGGATATGCTGCCTTTTCTTGCGCTCGCGCTGCTGCTGGCCGCCGCGATCAGCCTGATGCAGCTCGGCCTGTCGCCGCACCTGCGGCCGCTGTTTCATGGCGATCTCCGTGCCGTCAGCCATCATGTTGCGCTGCTGTTAAGCCTGGCGGCGGCGAGTACGCTGCTGGCGCAGTTCCTGGTGGTGCGCCCACAGCGTCTTCAGCCGGGTGCGCTGCTGCTGCTGGCGGCGGTGCTGATGGCCGCCGGTCTGCTGCTGATGATCCTGCCGGGGCTGATCACCTTTTACGCCGGTATCGCCGTGACCTCTTTCGGCGCGGCGATGGCGACGCCTGGCTATCAGGTTTTGCTGAATGACCGTCTCACAACCGGTAAAGGCGCGGGCGTTATCGCCACCAGCCACACGCTCGGTTACGGTGCCAGCGCCCTGCTGGTGCCGGGGATTTCACTCTGGTTCGGCGAGCACATGCTGATTGCCGCCGCCTTTATCGCCGCCGCGCTGTTTTTGCTGTTAAGCATCGGTGTCTGGCGTTACGCCGCGCCGCAGGAGCCCACCGTATGACCGCCAGTTACCGCATTTTTAACGTGACGCTGCGCCGTCGCATTCCTGTCACCCCTTCGCTGCTGCGCTGCGTGTTTACCGGTCCGGACGTGGCGCACATGAAACATGAAGCGCCCGATCAGCGCATCAAGCTGATGTTCGCCAGACCCGACGGCGACACCGCCCGGCTGCCGGTGAGCGACAGCTGGTATCAGGATTATCTGGCGCTGCCGCGCGAGCGGCGGCCTTTTATGCGCACCTACACGCTGCGCGCGCTGCGCAGAGAGGCGCGCGAGCTGGATGTCGAGTTTGTTCTGCACGGCGACAGCGGCCCGGCGTCGCGCTGGGCGATGCACGCCAGACCCGGCGATACGCTGCAAATCGTCGCGCCGGATCGTGATTTCCCCGGCGACAGCGGCGGCTATGAATGGAGCGCTGACGAGGCGCTTCGTCAGGCGCTGCTGGTGGCCGATGAAACCGCGCTGCCCGCCGCGCTCGGCATTCTTGAACAGCTCGCCCGCCAGCCTGCGCCGCCGCGCGTCCAGGCGTTTCTGGAAGTGCCGCTGGCGCAGGACATTCAGCCGCTGCGTTACCCGTTTGCCGATATTCACTGGCTGGCGCGCGGTGAAAACGCGCCGCACGGCGAGCGCCTGCTGGAAGCCGTGAAAGCGGCCGCCGCGCTGCCTGTCAGCGAGCAGGTGTCGGCACAGACGACCGCAGACGATGATGACGAAGAAACGCTCATCTGGCAGCGCGCCGGCGGGGCAGGGGCGTTTCGCGCCTGGGTGGCGGCGGAATCCGGGGCAGTGAAACGGCTGCGTCACTACCTGACGCGCGAGCGCCAGCTCGATCCTGCCCGCGCGTGCTTTATGGCGTACTGGTCGCGCGGGAAAAGCCACGTATAATCCCCTTTTTTACAGTGCGCAGGCTGTATTCTGTTTTTTTTACACCTTTTACGCTGTAATTGCATATTACAGCGTGAAGGGTGTAAAATAGGCGATACAGTTTATCGTATGTATCTGAAGGTGCGACCAGCAAGATGAATACCCGGTATCCACTGAAAACGCTCAGCCAGTTGCGCCCGCTGCTGGTGGGCTTTCGCAAAAACCAGGGGCTGACCCAGAAAGAGGTCTCGGCGCGGCTTGGCGTCACCCAGCAAACCTATGCGCGGCTGGAGGCGAGCCCCGAAACGGCCAGCATCGAGCGCCTGTTCCGCGTTTTTAACGTCCTCGGCATTGAGATAACGCTGTGCGAAACGCAGACGGCTGAGGCTGACGCGCCCGTCTGTGACGATTCGCCTGCCCGCCGCGAGGCGTGGTAACCATGCGCCGCACGTCGCGTTTAGCGCTCTGGATGAACGGTCTCCCGGTTGGTTACTGGGATAAACACAACGGCGAAGACCGGCTGACTTATC
This window harbors:
- a CDS encoding IucA/IucC family protein, producing the protein MVSLPRPAATTDVAAQCFLNALLRETRDWQLVPGALPQEPAQIHLPLSETQAIRIALRYFSPTQHHQYLFPAMLVGSDNDSCEPVDFTQLVELILAKPSVKGELAGDVLARFARRVQESHRHTWQAIELRHDWATLRAQPLNFAEAEQALLVGHAFHPAPKSHEPFDETEARRYLPDFAPRFPLRWFAVNKDCVAGESLGLDLRTRLLRFAAQSAPALLEHFTDTRWLVPMHPWQAAYLLTQPWCQALAEKGELIDLGEAGAPWLPTSSSRSLYSETNNDMIKFSLSVRLTNSVRTLSVKEVKRGMRLARMAQTSRWQALQARYPTMRVMQEDGWVGLRDAQRTIQEESLMALRVNLLFDTPETQTNVLVSLTQAAPDGGDSLLACAVRRLSERLSLPLAQAARCWVQAYCERILLPLFSAEADYGLVLLAHQQNILVEMQQDLPVGLIYRDCQGSGFTDGALLWLAEAGEPEAENRFSEAQLLRYFPYYLLVNSTLAVTAALGAAGFESEENLMALVRDALAQLRTTARDTRCLDYVLESRHWNCKGNFFCYLHDHNENTIVDPAVIYFNFDNPFAGSTHDA
- a CDS encoding ParB family protein — encoded protein: MSTKRVTIGRTLTHSSFKESTDAETFTSVFVLNSGRKATFRLETLAPADVAEKTFVRQETNGRDQSALTPESLRDITRTLKFQQFFPAIGVKAGDRIEILDGSRRRAAALICHTGLTVLVTEAALTSEEARKLAKDIQTAKEHNIREIGLRLMALKNAGLNQKEIAEQEGLSQAKVTRALQAASVSADLLAFFPVQSELTFSDYKTLNSVEETLLKNEIALKTLTDSIASEVDIVLSDPDLAEDEVKNRIVRIIARESELLTSPGPKDKAVISPLWRFSDKDRFARKRTKGRLFSYEFNRLSRDVQDELDRAIESVLKKHLS
- a CDS encoding GNAT family N-acetyltransferase; translation: MPEAHIVHGGYGFRCAKRDLALPLALGLDGSAVLHHPGALPEGWLTAALDQLFVAAPALTGITLPWAQWRDEPQAQALFDAVQCDYLARDAFWQLPLWLRGERIAARAGIEFDETRQLAFPARPPRPEGEVYRRYDPQIKRTLSFRVADVVRDAERFTRWMNAPRVNAFWEMAGPQAEQEKYLRKQLDAAYCYPLIGCFDDDPFGYFEIYWAAEDRIGRHYRWQPFDRGLHMLVGEEQWRGAQYIRSWLRGLSHYLWLDEPRTQRLVAEPRFDNQRLFRHLPVAGFETVKEFDFPHKRSRLVMSQRSRFFREVGL
- a CDS encoding TonB-dependent siderophore receptor; translation: MKRHHLWVLNPCLLAMLSASAWGAPQKEETLVVAASRTGHSAADMAQTTWVIEQADIEQQVQGGKELKDVLAQLIPGMDVSSQGRTNYGMNMRGRSMMVMVDGVRMNSSRIDSRQLDSIDPFNIERIEVISGATSLYGGGSTGGLINIVTKKGQPETQVEFQTGAKSGFGSHNDHDENVAAAVSGGNDNASGRLSVSYQRFGGWHDGNGDEVIIDNTQTGLQYSDRIDVMGTGTLNIDDHQQLQLTTQYYKSQADGKHGLFLGENFSAVTGDSTAYNKGNLDSDRLPGTERHLINLQYSNSDAWGQDLVAQIYYRDENLTFYPFPTLNAARTSVTAIGASQQKTDFWGGKLTLNSKPVDALSLTYGVDAEHETFNANQQFFDLNKAAASGGMKLDNAYNVGRYASYSVTNLAPFLQASYDLNEAITLSGGVRYQYTETKVDDFVGYSQQQGIATGKATSADAIPGGSTDYKNFLFNAGILGHLSDRQQVWFNFSQGYDLPDVAKYYGTGTYRLENGHYRLLRSVNINDSKVDGIKVNSYELGWRYTGDNLRTQIATYYSLSDKTTDINDDMTIYLKDDKRRIYGVEGQVDYFFSDSDWSTGANFNAIKSQTRVDGSWKKLSVDNASPSKVSAWVSWAPDNWTLRLQSTQTFDISDEEGKKIDGYNTVDFIGSYALPVGKIAFSVENLLDEDYTTVWGQRASGLYSPAYGSPDLYSYKGRGRTFGLNYSVQF
- the iucC gene encoding IucA/IucC family protein; this translates as MTASLWERVNREMVAKILAELEYERTLTAQETDAGRWAIALGDETWTFDAKRGIWGWLHINPATLANESGSAIEAESALRQLAVVLKMSDAQTAEHLEDLYATLRGDMQLLDARKELNADALIDMDPDELQCLMSGHPKFIFNKGRRGWGLDALKAYAPEYCGRFRLHWVAVRRDLMVWSSDADCDINNLLASAMDDGERQRFTRYWQALHLDENWLPVPLHPWQWQQKIALHFLPQLARGEIIDLGVFGDEYIAQQSLRTLTNVSRRSSFDIKLPLTIYNTSCYRGIPGKYIAAGPLASRWLQQQFAADKTLVALGAQILGEPAAGYVTHTGYAALKTAPYRYQEMFGVIWRENPSCWLRPGEQAVLMAALMETDNAGRPLIDAWIARSGLSAEAWLAQLFRVVVIPFYHLLCRYGVALIAHGQNVTLVMKDHVPQRILLKDFQGDMRLVDETFPEMESLPEPVKAVTARLSADYIIHDLQTGHFVTVLRFVSRLTEQCGVSETRFYRLLADVLQDYMAAHPEMAARFARFDLFKPQIIRVVLNPVKLTFSEHDGGSRMLPHYLTDLDNPLYLVTRETAS
- a CDS encoding lysine N(6)-hydroxylase/L-ornithine N(5)-oxygenase family protein yields the protein MKTYDFIGIGIGPFNLSIAALAEGLDGFSSLFLERKPHFSWHPGMMVPDCHMQTSFLKDLVSAVEPTNRYSFLNYLVQRKKFYRFLTTEQRTVSREEFADYLCWAADNLSNLSFSQQVQQVSFNEASGLFEVVTQRDRFFARHVCMGIGKQVNLPDCVPAQNDHCFHASEMMLRTPSLAGKRVTVVGGGQSGADLFLNIFRGEWGQPAALNWVSRRNNYNALDEAAFANEYFTPEYLESFATLDEKTRCDLLAEQKMTSDGVTSESLLAIYRAMYHRFEVLREKPWAHLLPSRSVTRVTPQAQDQRLSLRHHLDGGQETLDTDVVIFATGYRPARPAFLAPLAHRLELDEREGFRVNTDFTLAWNGPRANHLFAVNAGMHSLGIAEPQLSLMAWRAARILNVAHPDTPFELSTTPGVIQWLSRPETVTRQISQPVNSTDY